Genomic DNA from Ruminococcus sp. OA3:
TGACAAACCTACATTATTCAGCGACAGCTTCTTCCATATCCATCGCCTCTTCATATTTCCCTAAAATAATGGACTGGATCCTTTCGCGTGTCTGAGAATTGATCGGATGCGCGATATCACGATATTCACCATCTGTTGCTTTTCTGCTCGGCATCGCAATAAACAGCCCTTTTTCTCCTTCAATAACTTTGATATCATGAACAACAAACTCTTCATCTATGGTGATGGAAACCACCGCTTTCATTTTGCCTTCTTTAGCAACCTTCCTAACTCTTACGTCCGTAATATTCATAACCTTTCTCCTTCCTGTTCTCCCTCTAGATGACGTAGCGTGCATTATTTTCCACTACGATTTTAATGCCATCTTCACCGCAGTGATAGGAATTTGCACGCACTGTATCACGACTCTCAACGATACAGTTCTCAATATGAGTGTTGTCCCCCAGATATACCCCATTTAAAATAATCGAATTTTTAATCACACAGTTGTTCCCAACATATACTTTCTTAAACAGCACCGAATTTTCCACATGCCCATTGATAATACAGCCGCTGGAAATCAGGCTGTTTTTTACCTGGCTGTCCGGATTGTATTTTGCCGGCGGAAGGTCATCAATCTTGGAACAAATTCCAGGATTGTCAGAAAAGAAATGTTTTCGCACTTCTGGTTTCAGGAAATCCATGTTTGTCTGATAATAGGACTCTACCGTGGAAATATTGCTCCAGTAAGTATCAATCTTATATCCGTAAATTCTCTTAAGGTTTTTATAACGAATCAGTACATCATTTACAAAGTCATGACGATCTTCCAGCGCACACCGCTCAATCATCTCGATCAGCTGGCGCCTTCTGATGATATAAATACCTGTAGATATTGTGTTGGAAGTAGAAATCATTGGTTTTTCATCGAATTCTTCAATCCGATGGTCTTCATTCATTTTCAATACACCGAAACGGCTGATATCCGTGCCGGCTTCACAATCTGTACACACAACAGTTACATCTGCACGCTTCTTAATGTGGTATTCCAAAACTTTATTATAATCCAGCTTATACACGCCATCACCGGATGCAATTACCACATACGGTTCATGGCTGCTCTTTAAAAATTCAAGATTCTGATAGATCGCATCGGCTGTACCGCGGTACCACCAGCTGTTATCAGATGTGACGGTTGGCGTAAACACATAAAGGCCCCCTTGTTTACGTCCGAAATCCCACCACTTTGAAGAACTTAAATGTTCATTTAATGATCTGGCATTATACTGTGTCAAAACAGCGACTTTTTGAATATGAGAGTTAGACATGTTGCTCAGCGAGAAGTCGATACTTCGGTAACTTCCTGCAACAGGCATTGCCGCAATCGCACGCTTCTTTGATAATTCCCTCATCTTATTACTGTTTCCGCCTGCCAGAATAATTCCCAATGCTCTCATACTCATTTACCATCCTTCCCAATTATTGCTCCGCCGCTTATCAGCTCTCCGCCCGGATAGTCTTCAAGCGTGGTCGTACCGGTAATTGCAGTATTTTTTCCGATCACTACATTAGACGGAATCACACTGTTCTCCCCAACTGTTACGAGCCCGAAGCTATAAACTGCCGGTTTCAGCACATTAAGCGCTTCTTCTCCGGCTCCCATCACCACGTTGCTGCCCACCGTAACATTTTCCGCAATAATCGCTTTATCAATTACAGTTCCGGCACCAATCCGGCAATGCCGCATAATAATCGAACCGCGTACAATGGCTCCTTCTTCAATCGTGACGTCTGCGCCTATGACTGAATTATGTACTTCGCCATAAATCTCAGACCCCTCACTGATCAGACTCTTTTCCACCACTGCATCATTCGAAATATACTGAGGACGGATAATATCCCCCTTTGTATATATTTTCCAAAACTCTTCATATAAATTAAATTCCGGAATAATATCTATGAGTTCCATATTTGCTTCCCAGTAGGAACCCAGTGTACCGACATCTTTCCAATACCCATTAAATTCATACGCAAAGAGACGTTTTCCATTATCTCTGCAGTATGGCAGGATATGTTTGCCGAAGTCACACCCCTTCTGTTCCCGCAAAGCTACCAGGGACTCTTTTAATGTCTTCCAGCTGAAAATGTAGATCCCCATTGATGCCAGGTTGCTTCTCGGATTTTCCGGTTTTTCTTCAAATTCCGTAATCCGCCCGGTTTCATCCGTAATCATGATACCGAATCGGCTGGCTTCCTCAAGCGGCACCGGCATCGTTGCAATCGTCACGTCTGCCTTATTTGCTTTATGGAAATCAAGCATCACTTCATAATCCATCTTATAAATATGGTCTCCTGATAATATCAGGACATAATCCGGATTATAGCTTTCCATGTAATCCATATTCTGGAAGATCGCGTTTGCGGTGCCCGTGTACCACTGACTGTTTTCACTTTTTTCATATGGAGGAAGGACTGTTACACCACCGACATTCTTATCCAAATCCCACGGTATACCAATCCCGATATGAGCGTTCAAACGCAATGGCTGGTACTGTGTTAATACACCTACCGTATCTACGCCGGAATTAATACAATTGCTGAGCGGAAAATCAATGATTCGATATTTGCCGCCAAATGCTACTGCTGGTTTTGCTACTTTCTCTGTCAATACGCCCAGCCTGCTGCCCTGCCCTCCTGCAAGCAGCATAGCGATCATTTCTTTCTTAACCATGCAATCACCTCTTGTCATATATAATAAATGAATTATACCATACTTTAGCACATTAGTGAACAACTTTTACATATTTTTATCCTTATAAACATCTGTTTTTAGAACAATTTACCTAAAATTCGACTAATTTTTACGCGAAACCGGGATTTTCGCGCTACCAATAGTTCCTATCGATTATACATTACTATACAATTCGTACACTGTCATAAAGAAACCCTTTTCATTTTTTTAACTTAAGCGTATAATATTTTTAATTACATAGAAAAGGAGTTACTACAATGTACACCATAGATTTCAATCAGCCTATGCACATCCATTTCATCGGCATTGGAGGCATCAGCATGAGCGGTCTCGCCCAGATTCTGCTGAAAGAAAACTTTCAGATCTCCGGATCCGACGCAAAGGAAAGCGCTCTGACAAAACAGCTGGAAGAAAAAGGCGCCGTCCTTTACTACGGGCAGCGTGCCTCCAACATTGATGATTCCGTAGACCTTGTGGTCTACACAGCTGCTATCCACCCGGATAACCCGGAATATGCAGCGGCTGTGGAAAGATCAATCCCCATGCTGACACGTGCCCAGCTTCTGGGACAGATCATGAAGAATTATGAGGTTCCGATCGCCGTATCCGGCACTCATGGAAAGACGACAACAACCTCCATGCTTTCCCATATACTGATGCAGGGCAACTGTGATCCGACAATATCTGTCGGAGGGATTCTTCCATCTATTCATGGGAATATCCGGGTTGGAAATTCCGGTACCTTTATCACCGAGGCCTGTGAGTATACAAACAGCTTTCTCAGCTTTTTTCCAAAAATCAGTATCATACTGAACATGGATGCCGATCACCTGGATTTCTTTACGGGCATCGATGACATTCGCCGTTCATTCCGGAAATTCGCAGAGCTGCTGCCAGATGACGGCACACTGATCATCAACAGTGATACACCCGAATATGAAACAGTCACGGACGGTCTTTCCTGCCGCGTTATCACATACGGTCTGAATTCCAAGGCCGAATATACGGCTGCCGCCATCCGTTTCGACAGCTTCGGGCATCCGACCTTTGACTGCCTCAGAAACGGAAACAAAATCGGCACTTTTTCATTGAAGGTTCCCGGTCTTCATAATGTTTCTAATGCGCTCGCGTCCATTGCGGCCGCACAGCTTTTTGAACTTGATTCTGATATCATCCAGGAAGGCTTTTCGGGTTTTCTGGGAACAGACCGCAGGTTTCAACATAAAGGAGAAATTGGCGGTGTAACTGTCATTGACGACTATGCACACCACCCGACTGAAATAGAAGCCACTCTAACTTCCGCAAAAAACTATCCTCACAAAAAGCTGTGGTGTGTCTTTCAGCCACATACCTATACCCGTACCAAGGCATTGCTGCATGAGTTTGCAGAAGCTCTGACACTTGCAGATACCGTCATTCTTTGTGATATATACGCAGCGCGCGAAAAAAACACCATCGGAATCACATCGAAAGACCTTCAGACCTGCATCCAGGATCTGGGAACGGAATGCCTGTACTTTTCAACTTTTGACGCAATCGAAAATTTTTTACTGGAAAATTGTACACACGGTGATTTGTTGATAACTATGGGTGCCGGAGATGTTGTCACCATCGGCGAAAAACTGCTTGGCCAGTAATTTATCCACACTATCCACAGTGTTATACACATTTTTTGTGTGTATCCGCTGTGGATTTTTTGTGTATAACTCCGTTAACATAATTTTCGACACCATAATACGTATTTTCGACGTTTTTTCTCTATGAAACGACATTTATGGTTGCAAATAGTGACAAAACCACATACTTATCCACACCATCCACATTTTCCACAATCCGACCCGTATTTAAGCCGAAAAGCCCCCTGCAAAAAAAGGCTATTCTCTTTCTGACACGTGTATGCTATAATGTGTTTGACCTTAGGAAAACGTATGATTTTCCTGAAAATTACAGATATTGACGGTGATTTTATGAACCCATTAAAAATACATAATAACAGTTCTGAAGATGTAACGATTGTGTCAAACCACTTTCTGGATTTGTACATGCCAAAAGCAAACGGAGAGTTTGTAAAAATATATCTCTATCTGTTGAGGATGATCTCATCTGCCGACTGCTCGCTCACACTTTCATCCATCGCGGACACATTTGACTGTACAGAAAATGATGTTGAGCGTGCACTCCGTTACTGGGACAAGAAAGACGTTCTGCGTCTGACAATTGGTACTGCCAATCAGATTACCGGATTGACACTGCTTCCTTTTTCAGAGCAGACGGATTCCGGGATTTCAGCCGTTTCCGAAAAAGAAACGGCTTCCCCGGTTTATTCTCAGCCAGAAACCGAACCGGCTCCGGCAGCTTATTCGCTGACTCCCGACAGAGTAAAAGAGCTGAAAAAAAATGAAGAAGTCATGCAGCTCTTATTCATTGCAGAGCAGTATCTCGGAAAGACTCTGTCTCCAACGGAAACGACACGCATTTTATATTTCTATGAAGAACTGCACTTTTCTGCAGATCTGATTGAATATCTGATCGAATACTGCGTTTCCAAAGGCAGCAAGAGTATCCGTTACATGGAAAAGGTTGCGCTTGCATGGGCGCAGTCAGGGATAACTACGGTCAAAATGGCCAAACAGGAAACGAACACTTTCAGCAAACACTATTTTTCAGTTATGAAAGCTTTCGGCATCACCGGCAGAAATCCCGTGGAATCAGAGATCCAGATGATTGATCGCTGGATGAAAGACTATAGTTTTACAACCGATATCATCCTGGAGGCATGTGCCAGAACGATCAATCAGACCGGTAAGCCAAGCTTTCAATATGCGGATGGCATACTGGGAGCATGGCATAAAAAGGGGGTCCTGTCTTTTTCAGATATACAGGAACTGGACGTTCGCCACAAAGAATCCAGGGAACGGACTGCGCCCAGGATTCAGAATAAAACCTCCAATAAATTCAATAACTTTCATCAGCGGGATTACAATTTCTCTGATCTTGAAAAACAGCTGCTGAAAAAGTAAAGGAGATTTACGTGCCTCTGAAAAATTCACAATACGATGAAATCATGCGGGATTACAACCGCAGACAACTTCATAACAAACATATGTTGGACGAGCACATCAGTGAAGCATACGGAGAAATTCCACGCCTTGAAGAAATTGACCGGGAAATTTCAAGACTGTCCATTCAAAAAGCAAAAGCGCTTCTTGGAGCGGGTGAGACTGCCGATTTTAATCTGGCACATGTGATCGCTGATCTGGCGGATGAAAGAAAACATCTTCTGGCTGCTTACGGCTATCCCGAAGATTATCTCACCATGCACTATGATTGTCCGCTGTGCTGCGATACCGGATATACAGGGACCGAAAAGTGCAGCTGTTTTAAAAAAGCCGCAATTAACCTTTTGTATACCCAGTCCAATATTAAGGAAATACTAAAGAAAGAAAACTTTGATACCTTTTCCTACGACTACTATCCGGAAACGGTAGTCAGTGAAGCAACCGGCCTTTCGGCGCTTGACACCGCGCGTCTGGCCGTAGAAAAGTCACTTGACTTTATCCGCAGTTTTGACCAAAAATTCGACAATCTGTTTCTCTATGGAGATACCGGGGTGGGGAAAACGTTTCTCTCCCACTGTATTGCCAGAGAATTGATCGACACCGCTCACTGTGTCATCTATTTCTCAGCATTCGATTTGTTTGATCTGCTGGCTCAGAATACGTTTTCCCGTTCTGAAGACTCATCCGAATTGAATGAACATATTTTTGACTGTGATCTGCTGATTATCGATGATCTGGGAACCGAATTGACGAACAGTTTTGTGGCATCCCAGCTGTTCCTTTGCATTAATGAGCGGCTGATGCGTGAGAAATCCACACTGATCTCTACCAATCTGTCACTGGAACGGTTTTCAGAAATGTATTCGGAACGCGTCTTTTCCCGAATTTCCAGTAATTACACTATGATCAAACTGATAGGAAATGATATTCGTATTCAAAAAAAACTGCGAGGAGGAAATCAGTAATGGAAGAAAGCAATGTCAAGCAACTGGAGACGCTTCCTGTTGGCCGTCTCGGAATCATAGCACTGAACAGCTTCATGGAGACAGGAAAGAAAGTGGATAATTTTCTGGTACAATGGAGAAAAGAAAGGAAGCACGAATATAAGTCTTCCATCGCATTTGAGGGATATGAGCGTGACACGTATCTGATCGATTCTGTTGTTCCGCGTTTTGGTTCAGGGGAGGCAAAGGGCATTATCCGTGAATCTGTGCGCGGCGATGATCTTTATATTCTGGTTGATGTCTGCAATCACAGCCTGACCTATAAATTGTGCGGATATGAAAACCGTATGTCCCCCGATGATCACTTTCAGGATTTAAAACGCATCATAGCTGCTGTCGGCGGAAAAGCCCGCAGGGTTAATGTCATTATGCCATTCTTATATGAAAGCCGGCAGCATAAACGCTCCGGACGGGAATCTCTGGATTGTGCTAATGCACTTCAGGAACTGGTGGAAATGGGCGTGGAAAATATTATAACCTTTGATGCTCACGATCCCCGTGTTCAGAATGCAATCCCTCTTCACGGATTCGAAACCGTACAGCCCGCATATCAGTTTATCAAAGGTCTCCTCCGCAATGAACCGGATATCAGGATCGACAGTGATCATCTGATGGTGATCAGCCCTGACGAAGGGGGTATGAGCCGTGCAATTTATATCGCAAACAATCTGGGCGTCGATATGGGTATGTTTTATAAGCGCAGGGATTATTCCACGATCATCAATGGAAAAAATCCCATTGTTGCTCACGAATTTCTTGGAGCTGATGTCGAAGGGAAAGATATGATCATCATTGACGATATGATTTCTTCAGGGGACAGCATGATCGAAGTTGCTCAGCTTTTAAAAGAACGCAAGGCCGCTAAAATCTTCATGTGTTCTACTTTCGGTTTATTCACAAATGGTCTGGAAAAGTTTGACCGTGCGTTTGAAGCCGGTCTGTTTGACCGCATGCTGACTACCAACCTTGTTTATCAGGACCCTGAACTGCTTCACAGGCCATATTACATCAATTGTGATCTGAGTAAATACATCGCCTTTATTATAGACCATCTGAACCATGATGTATCCATCAGCAGCCTGCTCGACCCTGCGGAACGCATCCAGAAGGTGCTGAAGAAATACCGAAATCACGAATCATTCTAAGAATATTAATATAAGATTAATCAAAACCGGCGGTCAGCGTGAATGGTAATTCACCTGCCGCCGGTATTCAATCCCTTCATTCGCACTGATAGCGGGACCGCAGAATGCTGATTTCCTGTGCATAACCGTCCAGCTCATTTGGTGTCTCCAGATAAAATGGCAATTCGCGCAGTGCGGGGTGATTAATCAGCTTTTCAAACGCTTCCAGTCCGATACTGCCTTCGCCAATTTTCTCATGACGGTCTTTATGACTGCCAAAAGGATTCTTGCTGTCATTCAGATGAACCGCCTTCAGCCGGGTAAGTCCTATGACTCTGTCGAATTCTTCAATCACATCATCCAGATGGCCGACAATGTCGTAACCCGCATCATATACATGACACGTATCCAGACAGACCCCCATCTTCTCACTGCAGTCCACACCGTCCAAAATCGCACGGATTTCCTCGAAACGCCCTCCGATCTCTGTCCCCTTGCCTGCCATTGTCTCCAGCAGCACGGTTGTCGACTGTTTGGGCGTGAGCAGCTCATTCAGCTGACTTACAATCTGTTCTATTCCTTTTTCTGTGCCCTGTCCGGTATGGCTGCCCGGATGAAAATTATAATAATTGCCTGGAAGATATTCCATTCTGCGCAGATCATCTTCCATGGTGATCATTGCAAATTCCCTGGTTTTTTCGTCCTTGGAACACGGATTCAGCGTATACGGAGCATGCGCGAGTATCGTGTGGATTCTGGCACCTTTCGCATACGCCAGAAATGCAGCTACATCCTGAAGATCCAATTCTTTTGCTTTACTTCCTCTGGGATTTCTTGTAAAAAACTGAAACGTATTGGCCCCGATCTTCACCGCCTCCCGTCCCATATGCAGGAACCCTTTTGCCGAGGATAAGTGACTTCCTATCAATAACATATTTTACTCCTTCTGTGCCAGACTAATTTCATGATACGGTATCTTAAGCTTCTCAAGCAGACGTCCTTCCCTTCTGTGACAGGTAAACAAAAGGACCTGGAGTCCGCAGCCTGCAAGCCACTGCAGCGTCTCTCCCAGCCGTTCGTCATCGTACATGACAAATACTTCATCTAACATGAGGGGAAGTCTTTCCTCACGGCATACGACTTCGCTCACTGCCATACGAAATGCAAAGTAAATCTGCTCCAGAGTTCCTCTGCTCAGCTGTTCGGGAGACACATAGGCATCTCTCGTGCAGATCCCCATCTGCATATCATCTGAAAAATGAATGGAGGCATATTTTCCATGTGTGATTGCAGATAGTATGGCAGCAGTTTTTCTCTGCAGTTCTTCACCCAGCCAGTTCTTTTTGCCGGCAGACAGCTTCTCGATGGCCTCCATAGCCAGATCAATGGCATCAATATCGTCCTGAAGCGGATTCTCACCTGTCATAGTCTGTACAAGCTCCTGAAGTTCATTTTTCAGGTTCTCCAGTTCTGTACTTCTCTCCGCACACTCCTGCTTTAACCTGTCTATCTCCCACCTCAGCCTGTCCGCCTCTTCTTTCTGCCTGTAAGTATCACCAAGCTGTTTCTCTTTCTCCTTCACTTGAAAATGTCTCTGCCGGTTATATTTTGCCACGATTAATGCACCAGCCAGCAGCGCACAGCAGAAAGCCACAACCTGTATAACCGCCTGCGCACGAAATAAAATCCCTGCCAGTACCAAAATCAGTGCCAGCCCTCCCAGTGCCCAGAATCCTCTCAGTCCTTTTTCTACACACTCTTTGGATTCCTTACTCTTATCACGGGATACTTCATGCAACTGTTTTTTCTGCATTTCCAACTGTATCGCAGCGTCTGTCAGTTCCTTCTCAACATACCCCATCCTGCCTCTGAGCTCTTTTTGCTTCATTTGCAGTTCCTGGCGCTCTTCCCTCATCTGATGTTCATATTCTTTCCTGTCCAACTTTAAATGATACAGTGCTTCTTCCACATCCAGAGTCGGCACGCTGCTCTCCTGATAATTTACCATATAGTTGCGAAGTTCACCCGGCAGGCCTTCGTCCGTCCGGCTCTTCAGCTGCCCGATACATACGGTATTATCAAACATGGCTTCGCTTACATTTCCCAGGAGCATCTTCAGATCCCCATGTGGAATGGAAAGCTTTTCCCCGTCAGACTCGCAGATCAGCTCTTCCTGCAGACTGTTCTTATGAAAACCGCGCCTGATACAGAAAATTTTTTCTCCGCTCTCAAACCTGAGTGTCCCTGCATAATAAGTGCCGTTTTCCCATGGCTCGTATCTGCTGTAAACATCTTTTCCCGCGGCGCGGCCACGCTGTCTGCGCATTCCGTAAAGCATGCTTTTAATAAACGTATGCAGTGTCGTTTTTCCGCTTTCATTCGGTCCGTAAATCAGGTTGATTCCCGGTTCCATCCGGACTTTACGGTCATGAAATTTTCCAAAGTTTTTTATTTCCAATTCTTTGATCGTCATACTGATCACATATCCTTTTTGGATGCAAGCAGAGCCTGCAGCCCATAATATAAAGCTTTTTTCTCTTTTGGCTCCTCACTGTATTTAAAATGTCTGATGTAAGCCGCAACCAGACTCCCTTCATACTGCTCTTCCAGCAGCTCAAATTCATAATCAGGCTGCGTCTCATCCGCTACATCAACGACGTTGCCGAGCTCCCGAATCCTGTGCAGATCAATATTCATCTGTGAATCCCTGAAGCCGTGCAGTTCTATTTTAAATATATGATCTGCTCCCTCTTCCGCTATCTGTGCTGAAATCTGTTCCTCCAGTGAAAACTGCGTAGTATCCGGCGTAACAGTAACCGTCAGCGGAATATAGGATCTCAATGCAGACGGCACAAATTTCACAGATACCCTGCCGTCAAGATAAGTTCCCCGAATATAGCCGTGAGGACCGATATCATTGCGGTCGATGGGTTCCAGTGCCCCGGCAAATACCGCCATATTTTTAATGATGGTCTGAGGTCTGTGAATATGCCCTAATGCAATATAATCAAATCCGCCCGCCGCAAGCTGTTCAGTACGAATCGGCATATGACGCTCATCGCCCCCATGTGCCAGCAAAATATGGCATCCTGCTTTCTGAAGCGCTCCGGTTTTGCAGACGTCATCATCCTGCAGTTCCCTGCTGTGATAGCTCCTTCCGTATATCCAGGCGTCTGCCTGGGGAACATAGACAGCCTCAAGCTGCTCTTTCCAAAGTCCTATCACATTTTTGCTCCATGGATATTTTAAATAATAAGAATCCTGTCTGATATAATCATGATTACCCGCGATCATCACTACCGTCGTCTGCGGTATCGTAGAAAACAGATAGTCCACCTCTTTTAATTCACGGAGCAGCGGCTGCCTGTGAAAAAGGTCTCCGGCAATCAACAACAGTTCTGGTTTTTCCTCCCTGACTGCATAGATCACATTGCAGAAGCTGTCCCAGATCTCATTTTTCCGCTCTTCGCTCCATGGAAACCCCGCATCAGGCGACGCTCCCAGATGCACATCCGCTATATGAAAAAAATGCATCCTACTGACTCTCCTTTTCATGTCTTTTGCAAACATTTGTTCTGTTCTACATCATATCATGACTGGCTCTGTTTGTCCAGAAAAGAAAAACAGAAGCATATCAAATACTTCTGTTCACTCATCGCAATTACAATCTGTAATTTTTATAATTCACAGTTATTAACCGTTCTCGGGAATGGAATCACGTCTCTGATATTACTCATACCCGTCAGGTA
This window encodes:
- the spoVG gene encoding septation regulator SpoVG, translated to MNITDVRVRKVAKEGKMKAVVSITIDEEFVVHDIKVIEGEKGLFIAMPSRKATDGEYRDIAHPINSQTRERIQSIILGKYEEAMDMEEAVAE
- the glgD gene encoding glucose-1-phosphate adenylyltransferase subunit GlgD, yielding MRALGIILAGGNSNKMRELSKKRAIAAMPVAGSYRSIDFSLSNMSNSHIQKVAVLTQYNARSLNEHLSSSKWWDFGRKQGGLYVFTPTVTSDNSWWYRGTADAIYQNLEFLKSSHEPYVVIASGDGVYKLDYNKVLEYHIKKRADVTVVCTDCEAGTDISRFGVLKMNEDHRIEEFDEKPMISTSNTISTGIYIIRRRQLIEMIERCALEDRHDFVNDVLIRYKNLKRIYGYKIDTYWSNISTVESYYQTNMDFLKPEVRKHFFSDNPGICSKIDDLPPAKYNPDSQVKNSLISSGCIINGHVENSVLFKKVYVGNNCVIKNSIILNGVYLGDNTHIENCIVESRDTVRANSYHCGEDGIKIVVENNARYVI
- a CDS encoding glucose-1-phosphate adenylyltransferase, giving the protein MVKKEMIAMLLAGGQGSRLGVLTEKVAKPAVAFGGKYRIIDFPLSNCINSGVDTVGVLTQYQPLRLNAHIGIGIPWDLDKNVGGVTVLPPYEKSENSQWYTGTANAIFQNMDYMESYNPDYVLILSGDHIYKMDYEVMLDFHKANKADVTIATMPVPLEEASRFGIMITDETGRITEFEEKPENPRSNLASMGIYIFSWKTLKESLVALREQKGCDFGKHILPYCRDNGKRLFAYEFNGYWKDVGTLGSYWEANMELIDIIPEFNLYEEFWKIYTKGDIIRPQYISNDAVVEKSLISEGSEIYGEVHNSVIGADVTIEEGAIVRGSIIMRHCRIGAGTVIDKAIIAENVTVGSNVVMGAGEEALNVLKPAVYSFGLVTVGENSVIPSNVVIGKNTAITGTTTLEDYPGGELISGGAIIGKDGK
- the murC gene encoding UDP-N-acetylmuramate--L-alanine ligase, which encodes MYTIDFNQPMHIHFIGIGGISMSGLAQILLKENFQISGSDAKESALTKQLEEKGAVLYYGQRASNIDDSVDLVVYTAAIHPDNPEYAAAVERSIPMLTRAQLLGQIMKNYEVPIAVSGTHGKTTTTSMLSHILMQGNCDPTISVGGILPSIHGNIRVGNSGTFITEACEYTNSFLSFFPKISIILNMDADHLDFFTGIDDIRRSFRKFAELLPDDGTLIINSDTPEYETVTDGLSCRVITYGLNSKAEYTAAAIRFDSFGHPTFDCLRNGNKIGTFSLKVPGLHNVSNALASIAAAQLFELDSDIIQEGFSGFLGTDRRFQHKGEIGGVTVIDDYAHHPTEIEATLTSAKNYPHKKLWCVFQPHTYTRTKALLHEFAEALTLADTVILCDIYAAREKNTIGITSKDLQTCIQDLGTECLYFSTFDAIENFLLENCTHGDLLITMGAGDVVTIGEKLLGQ
- a CDS encoding DnaD domain protein, giving the protein MIFLKITDIDGDFMNPLKIHNNSSEDVTIVSNHFLDLYMPKANGEFVKIYLYLLRMISSADCSLTLSSIADTFDCTENDVERALRYWDKKDVLRLTIGTANQITGLTLLPFSEQTDSGISAVSEKETASPVYSQPETEPAPAAYSLTPDRVKELKKNEEVMQLLFIAEQYLGKTLSPTETTRILYFYEELHFSADLIEYLIEYCVSKGSKSIRYMEKVALAWAQSGITTVKMAKQETNTFSKHYFSVMKAFGITGRNPVESEIQMIDRWMKDYSFTTDIILEACARTINQTGKPSFQYADGILGAWHKKGVLSFSDIQELDVRHKESRERTAPRIQNKTSNKFNNFHQRDYNFSDLEKQLLKK
- a CDS encoding ATP-binding protein, coding for MPLKNSQYDEIMRDYNRRQLHNKHMLDEHISEAYGEIPRLEEIDREISRLSIQKAKALLGAGETADFNLAHVIADLADERKHLLAAYGYPEDYLTMHYDCPLCCDTGYTGTEKCSCFKKAAINLLYTQSNIKEILKKENFDTFSYDYYPETVVSEATGLSALDTARLAVEKSLDFIRSFDQKFDNLFLYGDTGVGKTFLSHCIARELIDTAHCVIYFSAFDLFDLLAQNTFSRSEDSSELNEHIFDCDLLIIDDLGTELTNSFVASQLFLCINERLMREKSTLISTNLSLERFSEMYSERVFSRISSNYTMIKLIGNDIRIQKKLRGGNQ
- a CDS encoding ribose-phosphate pyrophosphokinase, yielding MEESNVKQLETLPVGRLGIIALNSFMETGKKVDNFLVQWRKERKHEYKSSIAFEGYERDTYLIDSVVPRFGSGEAKGIIRESVRGDDLYILVDVCNHSLTYKLCGYENRMSPDDHFQDLKRIIAAVGGKARRVNVIMPFLYESRQHKRSGRESLDCANALQELVEMGVENIITFDAHDPRVQNAIPLHGFETVQPAYQFIKGLLRNEPDIRIDSDHLMVISPDEGGMSRAIYIANNLGVDMGMFYKRRDYSTIINGKNPIVAHEFLGADVEGKDMIIIDDMISSGDSMIEVAQLLKERKAAKIFMCSTFGLFTNGLEKFDRAFEAGLFDRMLTTNLVYQDPELLHRPYYINCDLSKYIAFIIDHLNHDVSISSLLDPAERIQKVLKKYRNHESF
- a CDS encoding deoxyribonuclease IV codes for the protein MLLIGSHLSSAKGFLHMGREAVKIGANTFQFFTRNPRGSKAKELDLQDVAAFLAYAKGARIHTILAHAPYTLNPCSKDEKTREFAMITMEDDLRRMEYLPGNYYNFHPGSHTGQGTEKGIEQIVSQLNELLTPKQSTTVLLETMAGKGTEIGGRFEEIRAILDGVDCSEKMGVCLDTCHVYDAGYDIVGHLDDVIEEFDRVIGLTRLKAVHLNDSKNPFGSHKDRHEKIGEGSIGLEAFEKLINHPALRELPFYLETPNELDGYAQEISILRSRYQCE
- a CDS encoding ATP-binding protein; translation: MTIKELEIKNFGKFHDRKVRMEPGINLIYGPNESGKTTLHTFIKSMLYGMRRQRGRAAGKDVYSRYEPWENGTYYAGTLRFESGEKIFCIRRGFHKNSLQEELICESDGEKLSIPHGDLKMLLGNVSEAMFDNTVCIGQLKSRTDEGLPGELRNYMVNYQESSVPTLDVEEALYHLKLDRKEYEHQMREERQELQMKQKELRGRMGYVEKELTDAAIQLEMQKKQLHEVSRDKSKESKECVEKGLRGFWALGGLALILVLAGILFRAQAVIQVVAFCCALLAGALIVAKYNRQRHFQVKEKEKQLGDTYRQKEEADRLRWEIDRLKQECAERSTELENLKNELQELVQTMTGENPLQDDIDAIDLAMEAIEKLSAGKKNWLGEELQRKTAAILSAITHGKYASIHFSDDMQMGICTRDAYVSPEQLSRGTLEQIYFAFRMAVSEVVCREERLPLMLDEVFVMYDDERLGETLQWLAGCGLQVLLFTCHRREGRLLEKLKIPYHEISLAQKE
- a CDS encoding metallophosphoesterase gives rise to the protein MHFFHIADVHLGASPDAGFPWSEERKNEIWDSFCNVIYAVREEKPELLLIAGDLFHRQPLLRELKEVDYLFSTIPQTTVVMIAGNHDYIRQDSYYLKYPWSKNVIGLWKEQLEAVYVPQADAWIYGRSYHSRELQDDDVCKTGALQKAGCHILLAHGGDERHMPIRTEQLAAGGFDYIALGHIHRPQTIIKNMAVFAGALEPIDRNDIGPHGYIRGTYLDGRVSVKFVPSALRSYIPLTVTVTPDTTQFSLEEQISAQIAEEGADHIFKIELHGFRDSQMNIDLHRIRELGNVVDVADETQPDYEFELLEEQYEGSLVAAYIRHFKYSEEPKEKKALYYGLQALLASKKDM